In the Klebsiella aerogenes KCTC 2190 genome, one interval contains:
- a CDS encoding SDR family NAD(P)-dependent oxidoreductase has protein sequence MTRSVLITGAANGLGLVISRHLWQQGYQVAMADLNLDTVTRSAQEIDPSQQRLLPLALDIRQPQQFSDALAQIRARFGELDVLVNNAALTLTTPIMEIDVEEFDRVTSTNLRGTFVGCQAIGRYFSQRQQGSIINLASLAGQNGGTASGAHYAASKGGIITLTKVFARALSNAGVSVNAIAPGPLDLPSVRAAVPEEKMPALLEMIPMKRLGDPLLVARAVELLAAPSATFITGATWDINGGIYMR, from the coding sequence ATGACACGTAGCGTACTTATTACCGGCGCGGCCAACGGCCTCGGGCTGGTTATCAGCCGCCATCTCTGGCAACAGGGCTATCAGGTGGCGATGGCCGACCTCAATCTCGATACGGTCACCCGCAGCGCCCAGGAGATCGATCCCAGCCAGCAGCGGCTGCTGCCGCTGGCGCTGGATATTCGCCAGCCGCAACAGTTCAGCGACGCGCTGGCGCAGATCCGCGCACGTTTCGGCGAACTCGACGTACTGGTCAACAACGCCGCCTTAACCCTGACCACGCCGATCATGGAGATCGACGTAGAAGAATTCGATCGCGTCACCAGTACCAACCTGCGCGGTACCTTCGTCGGCTGCCAGGCTATCGGCCGCTATTTCAGCCAGCGCCAGCAGGGCAGCATTATTAACCTCGCGTCGCTGGCCGGGCAAAACGGCGGTACCGCCTCCGGCGCCCACTATGCAGCCTCCAAGGGCGGCATTATTACGCTGACCAAAGTCTTCGCCCGCGCCCTGAGCAACGCCGGGGTGAGCGTCAACGCAATTGCGCCGGGGCCGTTGGATCTACCTTCCGTTCGCGCCGCGGTGCCGGAAGAGAAAATGCCGGCGCTGCTGGAGATGATCCCGATGAAGCGGCTTGGCGATCCGCTGCTGGTCGCCCGCGCGGTAGAACTGCTGGCGGCGCCCTCCGCCACCTTTATCACCGGCGCGACCTGGGATATCAACGGCGGCATTTATATGCGTTAA
- a CDS encoding aromatic ring-hydroxylating oxygenase subunit alpha, translated as MSECIPVKNIDTSHTAETLAALVQSDRVHTCLYTSEEIFDLEIDNIFNRTWVWVAHESEIPDAGSYKSSMVGTQPVIVVRDRKGNINVLLNRCRHRAATVCEHRSGKTNGFTCPYHGWGYGLDGALRGVPHPESYGDTLNKSELGMVRLRVESYAGMIFASFNHDIEPLTDFLGPAMKWMDLFMKQGAGYALQATTAHRFRFPGNWKIQLENTTDGYHFPIVHKSFLSSVDKQTEEMLNFVDGKGFVEDLGNGHSVMVMIPELIDLEANLDAPIPERFSELAQALREEGHDEQQVRRIVRAVGGSGFNLNLFPNVACSMAFFRVLQPISVKETEIHHMVLTMKDGPAIANQARLRLHEHFQGPMGFGTPDDSEAWERVQRGGGAGDDLWIMLNRGLPGEVRTADGLRSDVSAETGMRAAYQQWKKYMTADNRGQ; from the coding sequence ATGTCTGAATGTATTCCGGTAAAAAATATCGATACCAGCCATACCGCCGAAACGCTGGCGGCACTGGTGCAAAGCGACCGGGTCCATACCTGTCTCTATACTTCCGAGGAAATTTTCGACCTCGAAATCGACAACATTTTTAACCGTACCTGGGTATGGGTCGCCCACGAGAGCGAAATCCCTGACGCCGGCAGCTATAAATCCTCGATGGTGGGTACCCAGCCGGTGATCGTCGTGCGCGATCGCAAAGGCAATATCAACGTGCTGCTCAACCGCTGCCGCCACCGCGCCGCCACCGTCTGCGAACATCGCAGCGGGAAAACGAACGGTTTTACCTGCCCGTATCACGGCTGGGGCTATGGCCTCGACGGCGCGCTGCGCGGGGTGCCGCATCCGGAGAGCTACGGCGATACGCTGAACAAATCTGAGCTCGGCATGGTGCGCCTGCGCGTTGAAAGCTACGCCGGAATGATTTTCGCCAGCTTCAACCACGACATAGAGCCACTGACCGACTTCCTCGGCCCGGCGATGAAATGGATGGATCTGTTCATGAAACAGGGGGCTGGCTACGCGCTGCAGGCCACCACCGCGCACCGTTTTCGCTTTCCCGGCAACTGGAAAATCCAGCTGGAAAATACCACCGACGGCTATCACTTCCCGATCGTTCATAAGTCGTTTTTAAGCTCGGTCGATAAACAGACCGAAGAGATGCTCAACTTCGTCGACGGCAAAGGTTTCGTGGAAGATCTCGGCAATGGCCACAGCGTGATGGTGATGATCCCCGAGCTTATCGATCTGGAAGCCAATCTCGATGCGCCAATCCCGGAGCGCTTTAGCGAGCTGGCCCAGGCCCTGCGCGAAGAAGGCCACGACGAGCAGCAGGTGCGGCGCATCGTACGCGCGGTCGGCGGCAGCGGTTTTAACCTTAACCTGTTCCCCAATGTCGCCTGTTCAATGGCCTTCTTCCGCGTGCTGCAGCCGATATCGGTAAAAGAGACGGAAATTCATCACATGGTGCTGACCATGAAAGATGGCCCGGCGATCGCCAACCAGGCGCGCCTGCGGCTGCACGAACACTTCCAGGGGCCGATGGGCTTCGGCACCCCCGATGATTCAGAGGCCTGGGAGCGGGTGCAGCGCGGCGGCGGCGCGGGCGACGATCTGTGGATCATGCTCAACCGCGGCCTGCCCGGCGAAGTCCGCACCGCCGACGGCCTGCGCAGCGACGTCAGCGCCGAAACCGGCATGCGCGCCGCCTATCAACAATGGAAAAAGTACATGACCGCTGATAACCGGGGGCAATAA
- a CDS encoding aromatic-ring-hydroxylating dioxygenase subunit beta, which translates to MNTSPILNAAIQFINLEADLLDQGEFREWLALWRAEGIYIIPIDQQTTDFANVLNYAYDNHEMREKRVQRLYSGESISTTPRARTIRMSGRYRLLSASDEVVEVRCAQFLYEYRKGNEQHYAADVTWTLAPEGDSFRILQKVVRLINGDDYLHSIGYIL; encoded by the coding sequence ATGAACACATCACCTATCCTCAACGCCGCCATTCAGTTTATTAACCTGGAAGCGGACCTGCTCGATCAAGGCGAATTCCGTGAATGGCTGGCGCTGTGGCGCGCTGAGGGAATTTACATCATTCCCATCGATCAGCAGACCACCGATTTCGCCAACGTGCTCAACTACGCCTACGACAACCACGAGATGCGGGAAAAACGCGTGCAGCGTTTATACAGCGGCGAATCGATCTCCACCACCCCGCGCGCGCGCACTATCCGCATGAGCGGCCGTTATCGCCTGCTCAGCGCCAGCGATGAGGTCGTCGAAGTACGCTGCGCCCAATTCCTTTACGAGTACCGCAAGGGCAATGAACAGCACTACGCCGCTGACGTCACCTGGACGCTGGCGCCGGAGGGCGACAGTTTCCGCATCCTGCAAAAGGTCGTACGCCTGATTAACGGCGACGATTACCTGCATAGCATTGGCTACATCCTGTGA
- a CDS encoding Lrp/AsnC family transcriptional regulator yields the protein MDSIDRKILAELQADGRLSITELAERVNLSLSPCHRRLRALEQEGVITGYRANLDPGKMGFNFLAIVFATLKEGDKKAVSAFEEAVAEIPQVVLAQRLFGDPDYLMHVVTRDLPAFQKLYDDKLSAMPGVQHLRSTLVMKTVVQDRPFPLETLNASR from the coding sequence ATGGATAGCATAGATCGAAAAATTCTTGCTGAGCTGCAGGCCGATGGTCGTCTGTCGATAACTGAACTGGCGGAGCGGGTGAATTTGAGCCTCTCTCCCTGCCACCGGCGACTACGCGCGCTGGAGCAAGAGGGGGTGATCACCGGCTATCGCGCCAATCTCGACCCGGGAAAAATGGGGTTCAATTTTCTGGCTATCGTTTTCGCCACGTTAAAAGAGGGCGATAAAAAAGCGGTCAGCGCTTTTGAGGAGGCGGTGGCGGAGATCCCGCAGGTTGTGCTGGCGCAACGATTGTTTGGCGATCCGGACTATCTGATGCACGTCGTCACCCGGGATCTTCCTGCGTTTCAGAAACTCTATGATGACAAACTGTCGGCGATGCCCGGCGTGCAGCATTTACGCTCGACGCTGGTGATGAAAACCGTGGTGCAGGATCGCCCTTTCCCCCTGGAGACGTTAAACGCTTCCCGCTAA
- a CDS encoding LysE family translocator, which translates to MEISLIASFWIVSFLLIITPGADWAYAISAGINGRRVVPAVMGLMSGHLLATIIVVAGVGVLIAGHPLALSAITLAGAAYLLWLGVMILRHPAAPGAAQQSAGSWNAWAVKGLCISGLNPKVFLLFLALLPQFTDPHGSWPLALQMSALGAMHLMTCTLIYLLVGYGSRAVLAARPQAAKGVSMVSGLIMIAIAIILFYQQLR; encoded by the coding sequence ATGGAAATAAGCCTGATCGCCAGCTTCTGGATAGTCTCATTCCTGTTGATTATTACCCCCGGTGCCGACTGGGCGTATGCCATCAGCGCCGGTATCAACGGCCGTCGCGTCGTTCCGGCGGTGATGGGGCTGATGTCTGGACATCTGCTGGCAACGATTATCGTCGTCGCCGGCGTCGGGGTGTTAATCGCCGGTCATCCACTGGCGCTATCGGCGATCACCCTGGCGGGCGCGGCCTATTTATTGTGGCTCGGGGTCATGATATTACGCCATCCGGCGGCGCCGGGCGCGGCGCAACAATCGGCTGGCAGCTGGAATGCGTGGGCGGTGAAGGGACTATGCATTAGCGGCCTTAATCCAAAAGTCTTTCTGTTGTTCCTCGCCCTGCTGCCGCAGTTTACCGATCCGCACGGCAGTTGGCCGCTGGCGCTGCAGATGTCGGCGCTGGGTGCGATGCACCTGATGACCTGTACGCTAATTTATCTGTTGGTCGGCTATGGGTCGCGGGCGGTACTGGCGGCCCGCCCACAGGCGGCGAAAGGAGTGAGCATGGTTTCAGGGCTTATCATGATTGCCATTGCGATTATCCTGTTTTACCAGCAGTTAAGATAA
- a CDS encoding fimbria/pilus periplasmic chaperone translates to MKRILLAGLFIAMQPAHAGVVIFGTRVVYPAEKQEVVVQLMNHGTRSSLVQSWIDDGNTSLPPEKINVPFLLSPPVARITGNSGQQLRIKKLANKLPANKESLFYLNVLDIPPNTPGSEGANTLRFAMQNRIKLFYRPKGIAAVNKDTFKSISLSSRKNALHIANGSANWLTITEIKLSNVKVNERSVMLAPLSSQDVFLKNNLARQYSLTMIDDNGNFISDRLNVK, encoded by the coding sequence ATGAAACGGATTTTATTAGCAGGTTTATTTATCGCTATGCAGCCCGCGCATGCCGGAGTGGTGATTTTCGGTACCCGGGTGGTTTATCCGGCTGAGAAACAAGAAGTGGTCGTACAGTTGATGAATCATGGCACCCGCTCTTCACTGGTGCAGTCGTGGATTGACGATGGCAATACTTCATTGCCGCCGGAAAAAATCAACGTGCCTTTCCTGCTGTCGCCGCCGGTGGCGCGCATAACGGGTAACTCCGGTCAGCAGCTGCGAATTAAAAAGTTAGCCAACAAACTTCCGGCGAACAAAGAGTCGCTGTTTTATCTCAACGTACTCGATATTCCTCCGAATACACCAGGAAGTGAGGGGGCGAATACGCTGCGGTTTGCCATGCAAAACCGCATTAAGCTTTTTTATCGCCCTAAAGGTATCGCAGCGGTAAATAAAGATACATTTAAAAGTATTTCGTTGTCTTCGCGCAAAAACGCTCTGCATATTGCCAATGGTTCGGCAAATTGGTTGACGATTACTGAAATTAAACTCAGTAACGTTAAAGTCAATGAGCGCAGCGTTATGCTTGCGCCGTTATCAAGTCAGGATGTCTTTTTAAAAAATAATCTCGCCCGCCAGTATTCGCTAACGATGATTGATGATAATGGAAACTTTATTAGCGACAGGCTCAATGTAAAATAA
- a CDS encoding flavin reductase: MNLTSDFRNAMAQLGSAITIITTDGPAGRFGFTASAVCSVTDSPPTLLVCMNRSSFAHGKFQHNGVLCVNVLSGQHQQLSGIFANGQIRSEERFLHDEWLALETGSPALASAVANCDCVIADSHEVGSHSVFYCEVKQIRFGNPSDGLVWFNRQFHTLSMASCR; the protein is encoded by the coding sequence ATGAACCTGACATCTGATTTTCGTAATGCCATGGCGCAACTGGGCAGCGCGATCACCATCATTACCACCGATGGCCCGGCGGGCCGCTTCGGTTTTACCGCCTCGGCGGTGTGTAGCGTGACGGATTCGCCGCCGACGCTGCTGGTATGTATGAACCGCTCGTCCTTCGCGCACGGCAAATTCCAGCACAACGGCGTGCTGTGCGTTAACGTGCTCTCCGGTCAGCATCAGCAATTGTCCGGGATTTTCGCCAACGGCCAAATCCGCTCTGAAGAACGCTTCCTGCACGACGAATGGCTGGCGCTGGAGACCGGTTCGCCGGCGCTGGCTTCCGCCGTGGCGAACTGCGACTGCGTCATTGCCGACAGCCATGAAGTGGGCAGCCACAGCGTATTTTATTGCGAGGTCAAACAGATCCGCTTCGGCAACCCCAGCGACGGGCTGGTCTGGTTTAATCGCCAGTTCCATACCCTTAGCATGGCGTCGTGCCGTTAA
- a CDS encoding PDR/VanB family oxidoreductase, with the protein MAETLTVRVTEREIQGAEVVVLTLASPDGAPLPSFSAGAHIDLHLGDGIVRQYSLCGSAHHPQRYRLGILKDRASRGGSLAAHALQPGDEVQISPPRNLFALEMSAPHSILIGGGIGITPMLAMADTLFRAGKSFEVHYCGHSREVMAFLAELADCHFSAQVQLHISDENGRIRPQELLTPHAAAGHLYVCGPEGFMAWINETAQGCGFSAEQLHQEYFNREVETSGGSFEVAVPELNLSVTVGENETIVAALQKAGIKVKVSCQQGVCGTCLANVCSGEPDHRDEYLTEEEREDNDQILLCCSRAKTPRLVIEGFEYVKLK; encoded by the coding sequence ATGGCTGAAACATTGACGGTACGCGTCACAGAACGCGAAATTCAGGGAGCCGAGGTGGTAGTCCTGACGCTGGCCTCGCCGGACGGCGCTCCCCTGCCCTCGTTTAGCGCCGGGGCGCATATCGATTTGCATCTTGGCGATGGCATCGTGCGCCAGTATTCGCTGTGCGGCAGCGCCCATCACCCGCAGCGTTATCGGTTGGGGATCCTCAAAGATCGCGCCTCGCGCGGCGGTTCGCTGGCGGCGCACGCTTTACAGCCCGGCGACGAGGTGCAAATTAGCCCTCCGCGCAACCTGTTCGCGCTGGAGATGTCGGCGCCTCATAGCATTCTGATCGGCGGCGGCATTGGCATCACGCCGATGCTGGCGATGGCCGATACGCTATTTCGCGCCGGGAAATCCTTCGAAGTGCATTACTGCGGCCACAGCCGTGAGGTAATGGCGTTTCTGGCCGAACTGGCGGATTGCCACTTTAGCGCTCAGGTTCAGCTGCATATCAGCGATGAAAACGGCAGGATCCGCCCTCAGGAACTCCTGACGCCTCACGCCGCCGCCGGCCACCTGTACGTTTGCGGCCCGGAGGGTTTTATGGCGTGGATTAACGAAACGGCTCAGGGATGCGGTTTCAGCGCGGAGCAGCTGCATCAGGAGTATTTCAACCGCGAGGTAGAAACCAGCGGCGGCAGCTTTGAGGTTGCGGTTCCGGAACTCAATCTGAGCGTCACCGTCGGTGAAAACGAGACAATCGTCGCCGCGCTGCAAAAGGCCGGCATCAAAGTCAAAGTCTCCTGCCAACAGGGCGTCTGCGGCACCTGCCTCGCCAACGTTTGCAGCGGCGAACCTGACCACCGCGACGAGTATTTAACCGAAGAAGAACGCGAAGATAACGACCAGATCCTGCTGTGCTGTTCGCGGGCCAAAACCCCGCGGCTGGTTATTGAAGGCTTCGAATACGTCAAACTGAAATAA
- a CDS encoding nuclear transport factor 2 family protein: MNEEMLQRLEKLEAVVQIRNAISQYMHLCDDLTHPDTARQIGALFSETAIWEGIGELYQHKLGRHCGRAAIVGMMNAYISEPSHFAINVHYLTAEHIRVDENNRAVGRWKMLQASTFRRGGSHLNSAELVIEFIKQDQQWLIHHFTTRNLFSRPVDDWHSLADLPVPDDH, translated from the coding sequence ATGAATGAAGAAATGCTGCAACGCCTGGAAAAGCTGGAAGCCGTAGTGCAAATCCGAAACGCCATCAGCCAGTATATGCATCTCTGTGATGACCTGACGCATCCGGATACCGCCCGGCAAATTGGCGCGCTATTTAGCGAAACGGCTATTTGGGAAGGTATCGGCGAATTATATCAACACAAGCTCGGGCGCCACTGCGGCAGAGCGGCGATCGTCGGGATGATGAACGCTTATATTAGCGAGCCGTCACACTTCGCCATCAACGTACATTATTTAACGGCCGAGCATATTCGCGTCGACGAAAATAACCGCGCGGTCGGCCGCTGGAAAATGCTGCAAGCTTCAACGTTTCGCCGCGGCGGCTCGCATTTAAATAGCGCGGAGCTCGTCATTGAATTTATTAAACAAGATCAACAGTGGTTAATTCATCATTTTACCACCCGTAATTTATTTAGCCGCCCGGTAGATGACTGGCATTCGCTCGCCGATTTACCGGTGCCTGATGATCATTAA
- a CDS encoding fimbrial biogenesis outer membrane usher protein: MLRMTPLSSMILLVLLSGQLQAAEETFDTNFMIGGMKGEKSSSFRFADNQPLPGEYELDIYVNKQWRGKYPIVVASNPDDTCLSSALLHQLGIKADSAPLAKDNQCMTLKSAVRSGSYTFNINIFQLDLEIPQAYVLDLERGYVAPESWDRGVNALYTSYYLSQYYSDYKDSGNNKSTYARFNSGLNLLSWQLHSDATYSKADSGGGDWKSNTLYLERSFAPILGTLRAGDMYTSADIFDAVRFRGVRLFRDMQMLPNSKQNFTPIVQGIAQSNALVTIEQNGFTVYQKEVPPGPFAIADLQLAGGGADLDVTIREADGSVTTYLVPYSSVPNMLQPGVSKYDIAAGRSHIEGASNQEDFMQASYQYGLNNLLTLYGGTMLGTDYQAFTMGTGWNTHLGAVSVDGTWARSDQDNGTFEGQSYQIAYNKYLTQTKTRFGMAAYRYSTSDYRTFNDHVWAKNRNSYHHDDNDVYNIDDYYRYDFGRKNSLSANISQSLPEGLGSFSLSALWRDYWGKSGSNKDYQLSYTNNWQRVSWTISASQTYDEDHHEDKRFNLFISIPLIWGESDSVLARRLTLSNSTTFDNDGFASNNTGISGTGGQRDQFDYGVNLSRQQQNHETTAGGNLTWNAPLATLSGSYSQSSKYTQASGSLSGGVVAWSGGVNFANQLSETFAIIQAPGLENAYVNGQKYRTTNAQGTVIFDHVLPYRESSLLLNTANTQSKTELIGNRKAVAPYRGAVVLARFDTDQRQPWLIHAERPDGTPLKFGYEIEDNDGQNVGVVGQGSMLYIRTDNVPPSITIAVDKLQGHYCTITFKHTIDEGKTYVCR, from the coding sequence ATGTTAAGGATGACGCCGCTTTCCTCAATGATACTGTTGGTTTTATTATCCGGTCAGCTGCAGGCCGCTGAAGAGACTTTTGATACCAATTTCATGATCGGCGGAATGAAAGGTGAAAAATCATCAAGCTTTCGCTTTGCGGATAATCAACCACTGCCTGGGGAATATGAATTGGATATTTACGTCAATAAACAATGGCGTGGTAAATATCCAATCGTAGTCGCCAGTAATCCGGATGATACCTGCCTGTCATCGGCATTATTACATCAGTTGGGAATCAAAGCGGATAGCGCGCCGTTGGCAAAAGATAACCAGTGCATGACGCTTAAATCCGCGGTGCGGAGCGGCAGTTATACGTTTAATATCAATATTTTTCAGCTTGATTTAGAAATTCCGCAGGCCTACGTTCTGGATCTTGAGCGCGGCTACGTCGCGCCGGAAAGTTGGGACCGCGGCGTTAACGCGCTCTATACCTCTTATTATCTGAGCCAGTATTACAGCGACTATAAAGACAGTGGCAATAACAAAAGCACTTACGCCCGCTTCAACAGCGGGCTGAACCTGTTGAGCTGGCAGTTGCACTCTGATGCCACCTACAGTAAAGCCGATAGCGGCGGCGGCGACTGGAAAAGCAACACCCTGTATCTGGAGCGCAGCTTTGCGCCAATTTTAGGCACCTTGCGCGCGGGCGACATGTATACCTCAGCGGATATTTTCGATGCGGTACGCTTTCGCGGCGTTCGTCTGTTCCGCGACATGCAAATGTTGCCAAACTCAAAACAGAACTTTACGCCAATCGTGCAGGGGATTGCCCAGAGCAACGCGCTGGTAACCATCGAGCAGAACGGCTTCACCGTCTATCAGAAAGAGGTGCCGCCGGGGCCTTTTGCGATTGCCGATTTACAACTCGCCGGCGGCGGGGCGGATCTCGATGTCACTATCCGGGAAGCCGACGGCTCGGTAACCACCTACCTGGTGCCTTATTCCTCGGTACCCAATATGTTGCAGCCGGGGGTGTCTAAATATGATATTGCCGCCGGGCGCAGCCATATCGAAGGCGCCAGCAATCAGGAAGACTTTATGCAGGCCAGCTATCAATACGGCCTGAACAATCTGCTGACCCTGTATGGCGGTACCATGCTTGGTACCGACTATCAGGCTTTTACTATGGGAACCGGGTGGAATACCCATCTCGGCGCGGTATCCGTTGACGGTACCTGGGCGCGCAGCGATCAGGATAACGGTACTTTTGAAGGGCAAAGTTATCAGATTGCCTACAACAAATACCTCACCCAGACTAAAACGCGCTTCGGTATGGCGGCTTATCGCTATTCAACCAGCGACTATCGCACCTTTAACGATCATGTCTGGGCGAAGAACCGTAATAGTTATCACCATGATGATAATGACGTTTACAACATTGATGATTATTACCGTTATGATTTTGGCCGTAAAAATAGCTTATCCGCCAATATTAGCCAGTCGTTGCCGGAAGGATTAGGGTCTTTCTCACTGAGCGCTTTATGGCGTGATTACTGGGGAAAAAGCGGCAGTAATAAAGATTATCAACTGAGTTACACCAATAACTGGCAGCGGGTTTCCTGGACCATTTCAGCCAGCCAGACCTATGACGAGGATCATCATGAAGATAAGCGCTTTAACCTCTTCATTTCGATTCCGCTGATCTGGGGAGAGAGCGATAGCGTGCTGGCGCGTCGCCTGACGCTGTCGAATTCGACGACCTTCGATAACGACGGTTTTGCCTCCAATAATACCGGCATCAGCGGTACGGGCGGCCAGCGCGACCAGTTTGACTATGGCGTGAACCTAAGCCGGCAGCAGCAAAACCATGAAACCACCGCCGGCGGCAACCTTACCTGGAACGCGCCGCTGGCGACGCTGAGCGGCAGCTACAGCCAGTCGTCAAAATATACCCAGGCCAGCGGCAGCCTGTCTGGCGGGGTGGTGGCCTGGTCCGGCGGCGTCAACTTCGCTAACCAGCTATCGGAAACCTTCGCCATTATTCAGGCGCCGGGCCTGGAAAATGCTTACGTCAATGGTCAGAAATATCGCACCACCAACGCGCAGGGAACGGTCATTTTCGACCATGTCTTGCCCTATCGCGAAAGTTCGTTGCTGCTGAATACCGCCAATACGCAGAGCAAAACCGAGTTGATTGGCAACCGGAAAGCGGTGGCTCCGTACCGCGGCGCGGTGGTGCTGGCGCGTTTCGATACCGACCAGCGTCAACCCTGGCTTATTCACGCCGAACGCCCGGACGGTACGCCGCTGAAATTTGGCTATGAAATTGAAGATAACGACGGACAGAATGTCGGCGTCGTCGGCCAGGGCAGCATGCTGTATATCCGCACCGATAACGTTCCGCCGTCGATTACCATCGCGGTCGATAAGCTGCAGGGCCATTACTGCACCATTACATTTAAACATACCATTGATGAAGGTAAGACCTATGTCTGCCGCTAA
- a CDS encoding MFS transporter, translated as MRKLIIGSFLGNSLEWYDFFLYGTAAALVFGPLFFPTTNDPLLGSFLAFSGFAIGFIARPLGGVIFGHLGDRYSRKMTLIITLTLMGASTFLIGLLPTYAHIGVLAPIALITLRFVQGVASGGEWGGGVLMLSENAPESQKGYYTAWSQVGVCGGFVLSSLAFYLVQLLPQEEVMSWAWRIPFLLSLFIFLVGVYIRRNIQENAEFVASKAENDSKNEAHHLPVLSAFKNHPRAILQAIGLRLAENGAVYIFFTFSVVYCKHIGIDTRDLIAAVTIAMTVEIATILGWGWLSDRIGRKRLYYIGVIGMALVAFPFFWLLNMHTFPAMLLAMLLALPLCHGAMIAAQPCLMVDLFPVEVRYTGLALGHEIGAVISGGISPMLAVAFLMMWDSYIPIALMLLAFALLALVALISIRQQQLRPEPVATA; from the coding sequence ATGCGCAAATTAATCATCGGGTCTTTTCTCGGCAACTCGCTGGAATGGTACGATTTTTTCCTGTATGGCACCGCGGCGGCGCTGGTCTTCGGGCCGCTGTTTTTCCCGACCACGAATGACCCGCTGCTCGGTTCATTTTTAGCCTTTTCCGGCTTTGCCATCGGCTTTATCGCCCGCCCCCTCGGCGGCGTGATATTCGGCCATCTCGGCGATCGCTACAGTCGCAAAATGACGCTCATCATCACCCTGACGCTGATGGGCGCCAGTACGTTCTTAATTGGTCTGCTGCCAACCTACGCCCATATCGGCGTACTGGCGCCAATCGCCTTGATTACGCTGCGCTTTGTACAGGGCGTGGCTTCCGGCGGCGAATGGGGCGGCGGGGTGTTGATGCTGAGCGAAAATGCGCCGGAAAGCCAGAAAGGGTACTACACCGCCTGGAGCCAGGTGGGGGTCTGCGGCGGGTTTGTTCTTTCTTCGCTGGCATTCTATCTGGTGCAGCTGCTGCCGCAGGAAGAGGTGATGTCGTGGGCGTGGCGTATTCCGTTTTTGCTCAGCCTGTTTATCTTTCTGGTGGGCGTCTATATTCGCCGTAACATCCAGGAAAACGCGGAATTCGTGGCGAGCAAAGCAGAAAACGACAGCAAAAATGAGGCCCATCATTTACCGGTGCTCAGCGCCTTCAAAAATCATCCACGAGCGATATTACAGGCTATCGGCCTGCGGCTGGCGGAAAACGGCGCGGTGTATATCTTCTTCACGTTTTCAGTGGTCTATTGCAAACATATCGGCATCGACACCCGCGACCTGATCGCGGCGGTCACCATCGCCATGACGGTGGAGATCGCCACGATTCTCGGCTGGGGATGGCTTTCCGATCGCATTGGCCGTAAGCGGCTTTACTATATCGGCGTGATAGGCATGGCGCTGGTCGCCTTCCCCTTCTTCTGGCTGCTTAATATGCACACCTTCCCGGCGATGCTGCTCGCCATGCTGTTGGCATTGCCATTGTGCCATGGCGCGATGATTGCCGCGCAGCCGTGTCTGATGGTGGATCTGTTTCCGGTGGAGGTACGCTACACCGGGCTGGCGCTGGGGCATGAGATTGGGGCGGTGATTTCCGGTGGTATTAGCCCGATGCTGGCGGTAGCTTTTTTAATGATGTGGGATAGCTATATCCCCATTGCGCTGATGCTGCTGGCCTTCGCGCTATTGGCGCTGGTAGCGCTGATAAGTATTCGTCAGCAGCAGTTGCGACCTGAACCGGTCGCGACCGCGTAA
- a CDS encoding fimbrial protein: MKRSIIAAAVFSTVLMSINAFAAAPSEEQGELVIIGNVINSSCRFETDYSSTIQLADVDATRFAGMSAGEVLSGNFATSSDPLTIVCPEGTVLKSIDISGGTYTTGGVLNPIATTTSANGVGFKLRLGSADINENTIYDVNNLPDAVTSLGNGVYQMNFSAQYARINAATPVTAGEVRSVLTIAVSAE; encoded by the coding sequence ATGAAACGTTCAATTATTGCTGCTGCAGTATTTTCAACCGTGCTGATGAGTATTAATGCTTTTGCCGCGGCGCCAAGTGAAGAGCAGGGCGAGTTAGTTATTATTGGTAATGTTATTAATTCTTCCTGTCGTTTTGAAACCGATTATAGCAGTACGATTCAACTGGCTGATGTTGACGCTACCCGTTTTGCCGGCATGTCAGCCGGTGAAGTCTTATCCGGCAATTTCGCTACCAGTAGCGATCCATTAACTATCGTTTGCCCGGAAGGCACGGTATTGAAATCGATTGATATTAGCGGCGGGACCTATACTACCGGCGGCGTACTTAATCCTATCGCAACTACAACGTCTGCTAATGGTGTCGGTTTTAAATTAAGACTCGGCTCCGCGGATATTAATGAAAATACCATATATGACGTCAATAATTTGCCGGATGCGGTGACTTCTTTGGGCAATGGCGTTTATCAAATGAACTTTTCGGCGCAATACGCCCGAATTAATGCCGCCACACCGGTAACCGCCGGTGAAGTCCGCTCGGTGTTAACGATTGCCGTCTCTGCGGAGTAA